GTAAACAATTTATAGAGCCAGGGCGGAACCGCAGGTCGTGCAGATGTATCGGACATAGGCCTACGTCGTCAATCGTTGATAAATTCGTGGTAACCGGGCCGGCAAAGATTCCACCCGGTCGATCACGGCAAACCGCACATCGCCATACATCCGCCGAAGATACGCATCGGCTGCCGCGTCGATCGTGACACAGAACGGATCGATCCCAGCCTGCCGCGCCTCGCGGAGCGCCGCCTTGGTATCTTCGAGCGAATAGTCGTCTTTATAGTCCCCGTCCAGAGGACGGCCGTCACTCACCAGCATTAGGAGTTTCGTTCTAGCCTCACAGGCCCGCAGCTTCGCTGTCGCATGGCGAATCGCCGCACCATCGCGATTCTGCTGCCGTGGCACCAACCCACCCAGCCGATGTGCCGTGGCACGGCCTAAGGGCTCATCGAATTCCTTCACAATCGAAAACTCGACCTGCGCCCGGCCCTGTCCGGAGTAGGCATAGACCGCATACTGATCGCCGACCGCCTCCAGCGCTTCGCACAGAAGTACCAGACTTTCCTTCTCGATGTCGATCACCCGCCGTCCGCTTTCAAGTTGTCGGCTGGTCGACCCGCTGACATCCACGAGAAAGGCCACGGCCACATCCCGCTCTTTTTTCTCATGCCGGACATAGATACGATCGCTGCCTTCCATGCCCGCCCGCTGTTCCGCCACCCGGCGAACCAGGGCGTCGATATCCAAATCCTCGCCGTCGGCCTGCGCCGCTGTGCGCCGGAAGGCCGGGGGACGAAGACTCTCAAAAAACCGGCGGAGCGATTTCACCGCGCTTCGATGAGTCGTCAGAGCCGCCACGACAGCGTCATCCGATCCGGATTCAGCCGGTTGCTCCACGACCTGGCACCACTGCACCCGGTAATCCTGGATCGTCACATCCCATTCCGGATACCGAATCCCTTTCGCACCGGCGGCCTTGCCCAATGGCCGCTCTTCGACCGGCAACGCCAACAACTCATCCACGACGGCGGGCAAGGCACGACCGCCCCCCATCACGTCGCTCATTGAATCGTGCCGTTCACCGCCTGAACTTTTCTGGTTGCCGCTGTGTTCCTTGGATCCACCGCCGCCGCTGGCCACACGCTCGCCGGGCGCTTGCCCCTCGGCATCCATATCCTGTTGTCCCGGGGCCTGATCCCGCGAGATAAACTCGGGATTCATCTCTCCCCGATACACCCAGTTGGTCATCGGACGATAGGGCTCGCCGGTCTCTTCGGACCCCGTCGGCCCCACGCCCAACTCCTCCGGATTGTCCTGAACCGGATCACCCTGAATCATCTCGGCCTTGGGCGCTAACAACTCTTCCATGCGGACATACACCGCGTGGACAAGGCGCAGCGCCTCTTCCGCAGACACCCCCGGCGCCAACACCGGACCGCACATCGACCAGAGCAACGCAACTTCACCCTGCACTGCCCGAGGCACCGCCGATTCGATCGATTCGCCGGTCGAGAGACGCAATAGGCAATCGACCAGCAGTTCCTTTACGGTCAGTCCATGCGCCGGATCGCGCGGGGTTACCGCTTCGCCGGCCACCCGCTGAAGATCCCGCTGAAGACCGGGATACTCCCGCTGCAAATGCGCCTCAACTCGCGCATCCTCCAGCACCGTCCAGAGATCCTGCATCAAGCGTGGGTGCGGATAGAGCCGGAAGAGCGCCGCCAGCGATGCCGGTTGTTGCGCCCCACGCCCATACCGGTCACACACGGCCGTCACCACATCCTGAAGCGAGCCGAGCGTCAGTCGATAGGTGCCACACTCAATATGTCCCGCTTCATGCGCCGCCATCACCAGATAGAGCCGCACATTTTCATCATAGGTCTGATATTTCCTGAGTAGCGCCGGAAGCGCGATGATACGTCCATCGGCACTGACTGTTGCGCGAGCAGGGATATCCGTCACCGTATCCGGGAGCGCCTGAATCTGCACGTCCGAGCCACAGAGTCCCTGCACAAACAATTTGATCGTCCGGGCCACTTGCCGGAGCGGCACGCCGCTCAACGCCTGCTCTACCGACGCCAGCGACCGCTGCGACTCCAACCCGAAGTACGCGCGCGCGCCCTCTACGCTGTAGGCCAGGACTTCCATTCCCGCCTTGAACCAGTTTTCAAATCGCACGCCGGCATCGGGGGAAACTCCGATCATGGCGACGATCTCAGGAGCGCGCCGCAAATACGCGAGTGTCGCCGCCGCATCCCGTTCAGCAATGAGTCCCCCGTACTGCACCACTTTGAGCTGCCACTCGACCGAAGCCAATGCCCGCAGCAATGCCGGCGCCTCCGCTAACCAGGCAATGGCGGACTCCGGCGAATGCTCAGCCAATACCGCCCCGAGCGATAAGACTTTCGGACGAAGCGCCGCATGCTCCAGATCTCCGAGAATCGCCGGACTGGTCCGGAGAAACTCCAGCGTGCCCAGATAGTCGGGGTTCCCGATGGCATTCGGCTGAATCAGCTTCATGCCGAACCCGACCCACCCCCGCACCTCACTCAGCGGCAGGACCGGCGCAATGGCGGCCAATTGCCGGATATACTCCAGGCCTACCACCACATCGATCTGCGTCAATTCCACCCCGACCTCAAGCCAGGGCTGTAACTGCTCCGCGGGAATCACGTCGAGGAGCAGCGGCGCCGTCCGAAGATATTCCAGCGTCACATTGGCATCTTGCTCCGCCAGCTCGGCGCCAATGGCAAGAATGGCGCTGCGCGCCGCCGGCTGTTCCACCACTCCCAGCATGCGCGGGCTTTCTTTAAAGTATTTCAGCGCAGAGGCACCGGAGGATTCCACTAGGACAATACCAAGATTGAGCCAGGCGACGACCGGCGCAAGACCGGCCCGGCGCGCCAATTCAGGAAGGGCCTCGACCGCAGCGCGGCCGACCTTTTCAGATACCTCGTTCAATTCTTCCAAGAGCGATAGGACCGCCGCAACCGGCTCCGGCTTCCCCCCAACCGCAGCTAATTGGGCGACCAGCTGCTCCGCCGAGGCCTGCCCCAGATCGCCGCTTATCCGATTGATCAACTCTGTTGCCGCGCGAGAGTCCGCCATGGCCCGATCTATCCACATTGATGCCGAATTTGAGAAGTGGTGGATTGTAAAGGACGCCCTGGCGCTTGTAAACTAGCGTGTACAGCGCCAGATGCGCGTATGCGAAGGGAGACACCATGGCCGAACCCAAGCAAGAGAGCCTCGACAAAATATTGAAATACGTGAAAGGGTTCGCCGAGAAGAGCGGCACCGTCATGCACCCCACCCCCGCGGTCACCGAAGCCGTGGTGAAGGGGCTGGCGATGCATATCGATGAGCTGGGAAAACCCCTCTGCCCATGCAATTTCTACAAAGACAAACAGGCTGAAGCCAAACTCCGCCGGTGGATGTGCGCCTGCGATGAGATGCAAATCTACAAATACTGCCACTGCTTGCTGTTTGTCAGAGAAGACGGCATGCCGATCACCGAATATCTCCCGGAAGGCCACGAGGGGCGGGAAATTTACGGCCTCATTACCGATCCAACGCCGGATAAAGGCCGTGCGCTGAAACACAAGGCTGCCACAACGCCGGCTCCTCCCGACGAACCGGCCCCTTCCGTAAAATGACCGCCCTGCGACCGGTCCAGCGCCTCTCGCTCGGGACAGCCGTACTGGTTCTGACCAGCATCCTCTGCCTAAGTCGCGGGGCTGCCGTGGAATCAAGCCCCGCGCCCGCTCCGGTCTTCAATGAAAAAGAGTTTGTTGCCTATAAACAGAAAGGCCATGGCACCTTGTCAGGCCAAGTCTTCCTCGGAGCCTCGTCGGGGAAAGCCGTCACACAAGCCGGTGTGCCAGTTCATTTGATTCCAGTGACGAAATACACCCGCTATTGGTTCGACCATAGCGTAAAGACAACCGCCTGTCCGCCACCGGGTGATCCAGCGACAACTAATAGCACACCAACGTCACCCCAACCCTTGCACTGCGCCCAGGAGGCAGTACGCCAACTGGAGATGGACAAACGCCTTCTCCCCTATCTCCGCACCACCAGAGCCAATCCAACCGGCCACTTCTGGTTCACCAAGATTCCGGCAGGGCGCTATTACATCGTCAGCGCGATTGAGGGCAGCTCACAAAAAGAGGACGGACCAGCAGGAATTGCATGGCTGAACATAGAACTTGAAGCAGGAGAAAAAGCGACCAACCTCGTCATCACCGACTGCAAAAGCACCCTCTGTTAACCGAATCCCTCCTTTTAGGACTTCTACTGCGATTGGTTTCACTGCGCGCATTGAGCGACCATTCTCCTCACTCACTATAGGCCTGGGCATGGGGGTTGTTTCTATTGCGCGCATCCAACGAGGGCCAGGTCCGTTCTCACCCGCCCGCCCTCGCGGCGCCGAGACGCCCACTCCCCCTAGGCCGCGCGTTGGGCGAGCACGGAAATAACCCAACTACCCTACCTCCGACTCTTCTTCTCTACCACCCATAGGACGGATCGGTGAGTCTCTGGCTGCGCGCGTTGTCCGAGCACAGTCTGATCGTGCGCGGACAGCGAGCAAGGAGACTCACCGATCCGTCCTACTCACCCCTCACTCCCATCCGCTGACGTCGTAGCCCCTGCCAATGAGACAGTGCACGACAGAGTCGGCATAGGCCGGGTCAGGATCCGCCGGTTTGTATGCGCCGGCGGCTAGGCCGCCGATGAAACCCAAGCCGCCACCAACCGCCGCGCCGATCGCCACACCCACGCCGCCTCCGATCAACCCGGCTGAAGCTCCACCGACGCCCCCGATGATCAACCCCAACACCCCGCCGCTGGCGATACTCCCCGTGCGGTTCACACCGGCTTTCAACCCGGCCCGCTCGGCTTTGTCCTGGCAGGCGGCAATATCCTGTTCCGCCCCTTCCCTCCCGTTCAATTGCAGATGCTTGTTCGAGCGCAACACCGGCCCCGGCGCCGTACAAGCTCCAAGACTAAGCAGCAGTAAAACAGCGACGATGCGGCACATCGATTGATTCAGCACGACGTTGCTCCTCCGATCATCTTCTCTCAAATTACCAGCCGATCACCTTGGTCAATGCGCCACTGCGCGCATCGATCGGCCACCGCCCTCAATTGAACATTTGATTGCGTCTTGCGTGGGCGGTCAGCGAGCACAGCGCATTGACCAAGGTGATTGGCACTCCCCCTCACTGCCATCCCGTCACTTCATATCCCTTGTCTTGCAAACACCGATTCACGAAATTCGCGTAGGCCTGATTCGGCTGTGGGGAACCCGCGAACGCATAAAAAATTCCTGTGAGGAGGCCCCAGACCGCGCCGCTCGCCGCGCCAATGAGCGACCCACTCCCGGCTGCACCGGAAATCGCGCCTCCGACTGCGCCGCTCGCGGCACCCACACCCGCTCCGACCGCCGTGCTCGTCGCAACCCGGCTTCCCTTTCCGCTCGCCTCTTCGGCGCCGGCAGACTCAGCCAGTTGTTTGCACGCCTCGATGTCCTGCGCGGCGACGTCCTTGCCGACCGACTGCAAGTGCGCATTGGGGTACAAGACCGGCTTCGCGCCCGAACAGGCCGACGCCGCCATACAGAGCGCACCCACGACCGCCATGCCCCATCTGTTCATCAGACCACCGGTCCTTTTGCTGCGGTCAGGCCCAGTCTCGCCAGCACCTCCGCCGCATGCAGCGTCGTGCACAGCACCCGTTTATGCCGCCCCACGGCCCCGGCCTGAATCGCCAGCGTGGACGGAGGTACCTTGAGCTGCGCCGCGAGAAACGCGAGCAAGGCGTCGTTCGCACGGCCATCAATCGGCGGCGCCGCGACACGAACCTTGAGCGCATCACCGTGCAGACCGACACACTCGGATTTCGAGGCTTTGGGTTGGACCTGAATCGTGATGATCGCGCCGCCTTTAGTATCCTGCACAATCGGATGCGTCATGCACGTATGGAATCGCGACTCGGCGTGGACTAGAAAATGGCCTTGACCAGTTCATGAATACTGCGCTGCATATCCCCGTCATCGGTGATGGGACGGGCAATGGCCACGTCGCAGGCCTGATCGGCCGCGACCCCTTGCCTAATGAGCGTCCCGGCATAGATGAGCAACCGAGTACTCACACCCTCTTCCAGCCCATGGTTCTTGAGGTTGCGGACTTTGCCGCCGAGCTTCACCAGCTTCTCGGCGAGGTCACGGCTCACACCGGCCTCTCGCTCCACCACGGTCGTTTCGACGACGGGGGAGGGATAGTCGAACTCGATCGCCATGAATCGCTGCTTGGTGCTTTGCTTCAAATCCTTGAGCACGCTTTGATAGCCGGGGTTGTAGGAGATCACCAGCATAAAGTCATCCGCCGCCTCGATGATCTGCCCCTTCTTCTCGATCGGCAGCACGCGACGATCGTCGCTGAGCGGATGGATGATCACGGTGGTGTCTTTCCGCGCTTCGACCACTTCGTCGAGATACACAATCGCCCCGTGCTTCACGCCGACGGTCAAGGGACCGTCCATCCACACGGTCTCCTGCCCCTTCAGCAAATAGCGGCCCACCAGATCGGATGCGGTGAGATCTTCATGACAGGCGACGGTAATCAACGGACGGCCCAGCTTGTGCGCCATGTGTTGCACAAATCGGGTCTTCCCGCACCCGGTCGGCCCCTTCAGCATCACCGGCATTTTGCTCTTGGCGGCAATCGTGAACAAACCGACTTCGCCGCGCACTTCGGCGTAAAACGGTTCCCGCTCAATACGAAAGGCCTGAATATCGAGTTCGCATCCTGACTGGCTCATACCTGTTCCATCCTGCGGTGAAGTATTTTGGGGCACGATAAACGGAACCAAGGGGGAAGATCAAGCCGATCGGCGAGAGATCAGGCCGTCTGGCTACGCGACCTTGACACCATCCAGGACTTCACGGACTTTCTGCACCAAGACGTTCGGGGTAAACGGTTTCTGAAGAAACGCGGTGTCCCGTTTGATCCCGCCTTGCGCAAAGACGGGATGATCGGGATAGCCCGACATATACAGCACTTTGATTTCAGGCCGGACCGACGTGAGCTTTTCAGCGACTTCCGGACCGCTCATCTGCGGCATCACCACATCGGTCAACAAGAGATGAATCGGGCCGAGATGCCGCGTGCCGGTCAGCAAGGCTTCGATGCCGTGCCGGGCCTCCAGCACCGTATAGCCATGCAGCCGCAACGTCTCATGGACCAACCCCCTCACCGCCGGCTCATCCTCGACAAGGAGAATCGTTTCGCGTCCATGCACGCGATCGGCATTCGCAGGAACCGCCTGGCCGCTCTGCGCCACCCCATCCACTCGCGGGAAGAAAATCTTAAACGTCGTTCCTTTATCGATCTTGCTCTCGACCCCGATCGTACCGCCGCTTTGTTTCACGATGCCATAGACCGTCGACAAACCTAACCCGGTGCCTTTGCCCTTCGCCTTCGTGGTGAAAAAAGGCTCGAAGAGATGCGACTGCGTCTCCTCACTCATTCCCTGCCCGGTATCCTTGACGGCCAGGAGCACATAGTCGCCGGATTCGAGTGGCATCGTCTCCCGGCGCGGCCCCTTGCCGATCGAGACATTCCGCGTTTCGACGGTCAACCGGCCTCCGGTCGGCATCGCATCGCGGGCATTCACCGCCAGATTCATCACAATTTGTTCGATCTGTCCCGGATCAGCCTTGATGGCCCCTAAACTTTGATCCAGCTCCGAACACAACTCAATGATATCCTCGCCCAACAGACGCCGCAGCATCCCATCCATATTCGTGACAATCGCATTCAGATCGACCACTTTCGTCGCGACAAACTGGCGGCGGCTGAACGCCAGCAGCTGACTCGTGAGGCCGGCCGCACGGTCTGCGGCTTTCTTGACCTCTTCCATTTCGCGCTTGGCCGGATCGCCGGCTGCCAGCCGGCCCAGGATCAATTCGCTGTACCCTCGAATCACCGTCAGCAGATTGTTGAAGTCATGCGCGACGCCACCGGCGAGCCGTCCCACCGCTTCCATCTTCTGCGACTGCCGGAGTTGCGCCTCGGTCTGTTGCAGCGCGTCTTCAGCCTTGGTGCGCTCGCCGAACTGGCCGATCTTCAATCCGATATCCGTGACCATTTTCAACAGCTCGTCATCCGGTTCCCGCACATACCGGCTGAAGAACTCAATGACGCCTTCGATCTCGCCCGCGACTCGAATCGGGAACCCAAAACCGCCATGCAGCCCGACCTGCGCCGCCACATCGGCCCGAAGGAATTGAGAGTCGAGCGCCACATCCACGATCCAACAGGGCTGACCGCTGGCCCAAATCCGTCCCGGCAATCCTTCCCCCGACGCAAACGACTGGTGCCATGCCGCCAAAGCAAAGGCATCGCCCTGAAACGTCGGCGCCTGCCATTGATCCAAACAGCGCAGCACGCCGGTCTGCTTATCAAACCGCCAAAACACCCCGAGGTCCCATTCCAGGCTTTCGCCGACCGCCTGCACGATCTTCGGAACGGCTTCTTCCAGTGTCGAGGACTCGGATAAAACCCGGGTCACCGCATATTGCGACGCCAACCGCCGCTCGGCCTTCCGCCGATCGGTGATATCGCGCACAAACGCGCTGAAAATATAGGCCTCGCCGATCCGGGC
Above is a window of Nitrospira lenta DNA encoding:
- a CDS encoding nitric oxide reductase activation protein NorD yields the protein MADSRAATELINRISGDLGQASAEQLVAQLAAVGGKPEPVAAVLSLLEELNEVSEKVGRAAVEALPELARRAGLAPVVAWLNLGIVLVESSGASALKYFKESPRMLGVVEQPAARSAILAIGAELAEQDANVTLEYLRTAPLLLDVIPAEQLQPWLEVGVELTQIDVVVGLEYIRQLAAIAPVLPLSEVRGWVGFGMKLIQPNAIGNPDYLGTLEFLRTSPAILGDLEHAALRPKVLSLGAVLAEHSPESAIAWLAEAPALLRALASVEWQLKVVQYGGLIAERDAAATLAYLRRAPEIVAMIGVSPDAGVRFENWFKAGMEVLAYSVEGARAYFGLESQRSLASVEQALSGVPLRQVARTIKLFVQGLCGSDVQIQALPDTVTDIPARATVSADGRIIALPALLRKYQTYDENVRLYLVMAAHEAGHIECGTYRLTLGSLQDVVTAVCDRYGRGAQQPASLAALFRLYPHPRLMQDLWTVLEDARVEAHLQREYPGLQRDLQRVAGEAVTPRDPAHGLTVKELLVDCLLRLSTGESIESAVPRAVQGEVALLWSMCGPVLAPGVSAEEALRLVHAVYVRMEELLAPKAEMIQGDPVQDNPEELGVGPTGSEETGEPYRPMTNWVYRGEMNPEFISRDQAPGQQDMDAEGQAPGERVASGGGGSKEHSGNQKSSGGERHDSMSDVMGGGRALPAVVDELLALPVEERPLGKAAGAKGIRYPEWDVTIQDYRVQWCQVVEQPAESGSDDAVVAALTTHRSAVKSLRRFFESLRPPAFRRTAAQADGEDLDIDALVRRVAEQRAGMEGSDRIYVRHEKKERDVAVAFLVDVSGSTSRQLESGRRVIDIEKESLVLLCEALEAVGDQYAVYAYSGQGRAQVEFSIVKEFDEPLGRATAHRLGGLVPRQQNRDGAAIRHATAKLRACEARTKLLMLVSDGRPLDGDYKDDYSLEDTKAALREARQAGIDPFCVTIDAAADAYLRRMYGDVRFAVIDRVESLPARLPRIYQRLTT
- a CDS encoding ferredoxin-thioredoxin reductase catalytic domain-containing protein produces the protein MAEPKQESLDKILKYVKGFAEKSGTVMHPTPAVTEAVVKGLAMHIDELGKPLCPCNFYKDKQAEAKLRRWMCACDEMQIYKYCHCLLFVREDGMPITEYLPEGHEGREIYGLITDPTPDKGRALKHKAATTPAPPDEPAPSVK
- a CDS encoding cell envelope biogenesis protein OmpA; amino-acid sequence: MLNQSMCRIVAVLLLLSLGACTAPGPVLRSNKHLQLNGREGAEQDIAACQDKAERAGLKAGVNRTGSIASGGVLGLIIGGVGGASAGLIGGGVGVAIGAAVGGGLGFIGGLAAGAYKPADPDPAYADSVVHCLIGRGYDVSGWE
- a CDS encoding glycine zipper family protein, which encodes MNRWGMAVVGALCMAASACSGAKPVLYPNAHLQSVGKDVAAQDIEACKQLAESAGAEEASGKGSRVATSTAVGAGVGAASGAVGGAISGAAGSGSLIGAASGAVWGLLTGIFYAFAGSPQPNQAYANFVNRCLQDKGYEVTGWQ
- a CDS encoding DUF167 domain-containing protein, which translates into the protein MTHPIVQDTKGGAIITIQVQPKASKSECVGLHGDALKVRVAAPPIDGRANDALLAFLAAQLKVPPSTLAIQAGAVGRHKRVLCTTLHAAEVLARLGLTAAKGPVV
- a CDS encoding CbbQ/NirQ/NorQ/GpvN family protein — encoded protein: MSQSGCELDIQAFRIEREPFYAEVRGEVGLFTIAAKSKMPVMLKGPTGCGKTRFVQHMAHKLGRPLITVACHEDLTASDLVGRYLLKGQETVWMDGPLTVGVKHGAIVYLDEVVEARKDTTVIIHPLSDDRRVLPIEKKGQIIEAADDFMLVISYNPGYQSVLKDLKQSTKQRFMAIEFDYPSPVVETTVVEREAGVSRDLAEKLVKLGGKVRNLKNHGLEEGVSTRLLIYAGTLIRQGVAADQACDVAIARPITDDGDMQRSIHELVKAIF
- a CDS encoding PAS domain S-box protein, producing MSFPVASPLAQSSRRYGWLPFLIVLVTILALGIGAVLLRYVERRLVWASGEQLTLAAAEVTDKLDRLLFERYGDVKMMARAFALRSSDRPYLASYLAWMKTAYAPMYFWLGVTDQQGVMIASTDDVLVGKDFSQSEWFRGAHESRRVLMGDVSRHEIDEGVETVAFTAPILDAEGTFLGVITTRVAVPVLEDVTTRTIRSLQRREGFGGAVEYQMLTKSGEVFVDSRVPVHEKINLLEMGLPSVKLSQAGEPGYVIEEHLRRRVQVVTGYAVTTGYGEFPGLGWTVLVRIDRDAILAPIRSVVLWKVGGAALVIWFPLLVLLLWSTVRLRAEYRQAQQESAWARAAEAALLQSQERNRAIVDTALDGVITIDAAGVITDWNAQAAAIFGWSRDEVLGRILSETVIPERDRAAHNHGLREFLRTGVGPILNRRIEITARHHDGREFPVELSVSPARIGEAYIFSAFVRDITDRRKAERRLASQYAVTRVLSESSTLEEAVPKIVQAVGESLEWDLGVFWRFDKQTGVLRCLDQWQAPTFQGDAFALAAWHQSFASGEGLPGRIWASGQPCWIVDVALDSQFLRADVAAQVGLHGGFGFPIRVAGEIEGVIEFFSRYVREPDDELLKMVTDIGLKIGQFGERTKAEDALQQTEAQLRQSQKMEAVGRLAGGVAHDFNNLLTVIRGYSELILGRLAAGDPAKREMEEVKKAADRAAGLTSQLLAFSRRQFVATKVVDLNAIVTNMDGMLRRLLGEDIIELCSELDQSLGAIKADPGQIEQIVMNLAVNARDAMPTGGRLTVETRNVSIGKGPRRETMPLESGDYVLLAVKDTGQGMSEETQSHLFEPFFTTKAKGKGTGLGLSTVYGIVKQSGGTIGVESKIDKGTTFKIFFPRVDGVAQSGQAVPANADRVHGRETILLVEDEPAVRGLVHETLRLHGYTVLEARHGIEALLTGTRHLGPIHLLLTDVVMPQMSGPEVAEKLTSVRPEIKVLYMSGYPDHPVFAQGGIKRDTAFLQKPFTPNVLVQKVREVLDGVKVA